The genomic window TATACAGGACGATTCCCCTGCCTGTCGCCTCACGGCGATCAACGTTGCTTCGGTTTGAACGTCTCGCAGCAGGTCTCAGCGGACGAACGCGCCTGTTCAACGCGGTCCTCGACGGCAAAATCACGGCCGAACTCTTCGCGGAACGAATGAGTTCCACGCCGGCCAGCCGACACCATGATGGACGGCGCGGCGCATTCGTTGCCCTCGTGCCAGAACAGGCAGTTGGATACCGTGCAGTTGACGTCCACCTTCATATGCGATCCCTCCTTACGAGCTTGTCGATTAGTCTGACGTCAAAGCCCCTCGCCTCATCCGCGCAGT from Alicyclobacillus vulcanalis includes these protein-coding regions:
- a CDS encoding DUF1540 domain-containing protein, translated to MKVDVNCTVSNCLFWHEGNECAAPSIMVSAGRRGTHSFREEFGRDFAVEDRVEQARSSAETCCETFKPKQR